One window of the Colias croceus chromosome 5, ilColCroc2.1 genome contains the following:
- the LOC123691697 gene encoding probable U3 small nucleolar RNA-associated protein 11 has product MSSWKKAAKANQKTHRERHQPAERKHLGLLEKKKDYKKRADDYHKKGETLKVIRKRALDKNPDEFYFHMINSRVKDGVHHEVKKENEHSVEQIKLMQTQDIKYINMKRTIEGRRIQRLQSELHMTDIADATPNTHTFFVDEGEEKEFDIAKRLDTHPSLINRKSNRPRLSELDKLKLPEIDEQTLLSAKKAKENTYKELSKRIEREKLLMVTQQKMELKRQLHDAKIMKPKKVQRGTPVSAPVYKFQYFRKK; this is encoded by the exons atgTCGTCGTGGAAGAAAGCCGCTAAAGCTAACCAAAAAACCCACAGAGAAAGGCATCAACCCGCTGAACGAAAACATTTGGGCTTACTTGAGAAAAAGAAAGATTACAAGAAACGTGCCGATGACTACCATAAAAAGGGCGAAACCCTTAAAGTCATCCGCAAAAGGGCGCTTGATAAGAATCCggatgaattttattttcacatgATTAATTCTAGAGTGAAGGATGGG GTTCATCATGAggttaaaaaagaaaatgaacaTTCAGTGGAGCAGATCAAGTTGATGCAGACACAAGATATTAAGTACATTAACATGAAGCGTACCATTGAGGGCCGCAGGATCCAGAGGTTGCAG TCGGAGCTACATATGACAGACATAGCAGACGCAACACCGAACACTCACACATTTTTTGTAGATGAGGGAGAAGAGAAAGAATTTGACATTGCTAAACGTTTGGACACACACCCTTCTCTTATCAATAGGAAGTCCAATCGACCTCGGTTGTCTGAATTGGATAAGTTGAAGCTGCCAGAAATTGATGAACAA ACTCTTTTGTCTGCAAAGAAGGCaaaagaaaatacatacaaaGAGCTGTCAAAGAGGATTGAGAGGGAAAAACTGTTGATGGTCACACAACAGAAGATGGAGTTAAAGCGACAGCTACATGACGCCAAGATCATGAAACCTAAGAAAGTACAACGAGGCACACCAGTGTCAGCACCTGTATACAAGTTCCAATATtttagaaagaaataa
- the LOC123691941 gene encoding uncharacterized protein LOC123691941: protein MKSYARVIRHFFETTTFHGFKYLYSKYYCDRLGWLLCCCASACCSAVLCAVVWARFMQVPALLTLQEMVQDRDVDMPLVAICPPVATVARMFSEHFEVNATVAKQLPRIFERILRRKYVTEERLAVLSAIIDKNGITFKQALFTIMPACETILRACQWQDKAIACGRLFTKMLTQWGVCCTALPKDFKTASGSLSQIETMWTLSITMQCYNQPMLHNCEFFTKYDVEEWFEPTPLRPGYSYEAHLTSVSVIDSDLDKLFDGTCAAHQLYSRSRCLLKCMEQRCGCSDVVRINSPKEMNVPPTCTLQKLSCLRDFKRDNNTCNCLPTCKKVTTSLALESSRMSAIEQSFNTLYANVDVLLDSVINIRMRISGSRIFTVNPTETWITLLSSLGGVFNMFLGIGFFSALELLFLTFLRLPIVMRKSTEIEHPNT, encoded by the exons atgaaatcgTACGCTCGTGTCATTAGACATTTTTTTGAGACCACAACGTTTCATGGTTTTAAGTATCTCTACTCGAAATATTACTGTGATAG GCTAGGATGGCTACTATGTTGCTGCGCAAGCGCTTGCTGTTCGGCGGTGTTGTGCGCAGTGGTGTGGGCGCGGTTCATGCAGGTGCCCGCGCTGCTCACGCTGCAGGAGATGGTGCAAGACCGTGATGTGGATATGCCGCTAGTGGCCATCTGCCCGCCCGTGGCAACCGTCGCTCGAATGTTTTCTGAGCATTT CGAGGTAAACGCTACAGTTGCAAAACAATTACCCAGAATATTTGAGCGCATTTTACGTCGAAAATACGTAACAGAAGAACGTCTAGCTGTTCTCAGCgctattatagataaaaatggCATCACCTTTAAACAAGCCTTATTTACTATCATGCCGGCATGCGAAACTATTTTGAGGGCATGTCAATGGCAGGATAAAGCGATAGCTTGTGGGCGGTTGTTTACTAAAATGCTGACTCAATGGGGAGTCTGCTGTACTGCATTGCCTAAAGA CTTTAAAACGGCCTCAGGTTCGTTGTCTCAAATAGAAACAATGTGGACATTGAGCATTACCATGCAGTGTTATAACCAGCCAATGCTCCATAATTGTGAA TTCTTTACTAAATATGACGTGGAAGAATGGTTCGAGCCGACGCCGCTTCGTCCTGGATATTCGTACGAAGCTCATTTGACCTCAGTGTCGGTTATAGATAGCGACCTGGACAAGCTTTTTGATGGAACCTGTGCGGCTCATCAATTGTATTCGAGGAGTAGATGCTTG TTGAAATGTATGGAACAACGATGTGGATGTTCAGATGTAGTGCGAATCAACTCACCTAAAGAAATGAATGTTCCGCCCACCTGTACCCTACAAAAGTTGAGCTGCCTAAGAGATTTTAAACGGG ATAACAATACCTGCAACTGTTTACCAACCTGCAAGAAGGTGACCACCTCCCTTGCGTTGGAATCGAGTCGAATGAGTGCTATTGAGCAATCTTTTAATACTTTGTA TGCGAACGTCGACGTATTGCTGGACAGTGTAATCAATATCCGAATGAGAATCAGTGGGTCCAGAATTTTCACCGTGAACCCGACAGAGACGTGGATTACATTACTGT CATCCTTAGGTGGTGTCTTCAACATGTTCCTGGGGATTGGATTTTTCAGCGCACTCGAGTTGCTGTTCTTGACATTCTTGCGATTGCCCATTGTGATGCGAAAATCTACTGAAATAGAGCACCCTAACACTTAG
- the LOC123691875 gene encoding uncharacterized protein LOC123691875 encodes MIDAEKLILCVQTRPCIWDIYDVDYYDREKKDLAWIDIFHIFNPNWETLCEEQRKIKIAELKKKWGNCRDYYLKDEEKLKGFKGSAPKKSKRYVHADILSFLDKIKKNERNNKKNYETDDTDEEDEDEEQWDVRTHREQEDIKTEYIHIMDSNTYEESKAKQAIPQAVPADILKILKMKKNTATKDYDDDEKYLLSFLGDMKKMTHMQKIDFKLGMMQLLKNIFTENSDNYYIKSNTPSPQSSYR; translated from the exons ATGATAGATGCGGAAAAGTTAATTTTGTGCGTCCAAACCCGCCCTTGTATATGGGATATTTACGATGTAGATTATTATGACCGGGAAAAAAAAGATTTAGCGTGGAtagatatttttcatatttttaatccaAATTGGGAAACATTATGTGAAGAacagagaaaaataaaaa TTGCAGAACTCAAAAAGAAATGGGGTAACTGTCGTGATTATTACTTGAAGGATGAAGAAAAATTGAAGGGTTTTAAAGGATCTGCTccaaaaaaaagtaaaagatATGTTCACgcagacattttaagtttcttagacaaaataaagaaaaacgaaagaaacaataaaaaaaattatgaaaccGATGACACTGATGAAGAAGATGAAGATGAGGAACAATGGGATGTTAGAACACATAGAGAGCAAGAAGATATAAAAACGGAATATATACACATTATGGATAGTAATACATATGAAGAATCGAAAGCTAAACAGGCAATACCACAAGCTGTACCAGctgatatattaaaaatattaaagatgaAAAAAAACACAGCAACTAAAGATTATGACGATGATGAAAAATATCTTTTGAGTTTTTTAGGTGACATGAAAAAAATGACACACATGCAAAAAATTGACTTTAAGTTAGGAATGATgcaattacttaaaaatatattcacagAAAATtcagataattattatattaaatcaaacaCCCCTAGCCCTCAAAGTAGCTATAGGTAA